CGTTATTAAGATGGGAGTATCAAGCATATTCCTTAAGCTTCTTATCAAATCCAGTTATTTTGTTATGGATATCGATACGAAAAAAGTGCAAGAAATTCATGGTCTTTCCATCCTGCCCCACCAGGATAACGGTGAATGGAAGAAAACAACAAACGTAAATATTTATTATAAATACAAATAATATGAGAATATTTCAGAAGCCCACGATTTTTATCAGCCGATGCATCGAGTTTGATTCTTGCAGATATAATGGTGATATGATCAGCAGTCCTGAAGTTCGAGCAATGATAGATCATGTTAATTTTATCCATCACTGTCCTGAGGATAAGATTGGATTGGGAACTCCGAGAGATGCGCTTCGTCTCGTCGTTATCGATGGAAATAACCTTTTAATTCAATCAAATACAGAACTCGATGTGACAGAAAAGATGATATCTTATGCAGATAAAATCATCTCACAATTGCCTGAAATGCATGGTTTTATTCTTAAAAGCAGATCTCCTTCATGTGGCATCAAAGACGTTAAAGCATACCCTCGCACTGGAAAAGTAGCGATGCTACACAAAAAAGCAAAAGGTATCTTTGCAGAAAGAGTAATCGAATCATTCCAAAATATACCTATCGAAGATGAAGGCAGATTACGAAACCTTAATCTCAGAGAACATTTTTTCAGACATATCTTTACGCTTGCAGATTTCAGCGAAGTTAAGAAAAAGCAAAAGATCAGATTTCTTACTGAATTCCATTCCAGGAACAAGTATCTATTCATGGCATACAATCAAAAAGAATTGAAAATTTCAGGTGCAATTGCAGCTAATCATGAAAAAAGACCCTTCGATGAAGTTATTGACCTTTATGAACAATCACTTCATCGTATCTTCAATCGTTTACCTCGAATTTCAACAAACATAAATGTAGCCCAACACATTTTTGGTTATTTTTCTAAGTTTCTTTCATCAAAGGAAAAAGAGTACTTTCTTTCTGAACTTGAAAGATATATACAAAGGAAAATACCGTTGAGTACAATCATGAGTTTACTGAAAATGTGGGTCGTTCGTTTTGAGAATCCTTATCTCGAACAACAAACATATTTCGAAGCATTCCCTGAAGCACTACTTAATATCAACACAACTGGTAAAGGTCGTCTCCAGAAGTGAAAAGTATTTTCTTAATAATCGTAATAATTTGCTCTAGTTTTACGCTAACGTTAGACAGATTGGAAGGAGAGCAATCCGTGAGTAATCTCAAAAAATTAAAAACACCTATTTTCTGGGCTGAGGGTCATCCCGGTAAACTCGACCGTGAAAATTGGAAGATTGAGGTGGCAGGTTTATGTGACAGTCCTCGAGTTTTTACATGGAATGACCTGCATGCTTTGCCGAAAACCCTTGCAGATGCTCGTTTGACCAGTGTAACCAGATGGAGTGTTCGCGGCAATTGGGGTGGCGTAAAGCTTTCTGACATATTAGAAAGAGTAAAACCTGATCCATCAGTTCAATATGTACGATTCTGGTCAGTTGGTTATAATTATGACACATCAATTCCTCTCGACATCGCATTGAAAGAAAGAACACTGCTTGCATATGAAATTGACGGTGTGTATCTTGAAGAAGATTATGGTGGACCAGTTCGAATATTCTGTCCCTATTTATGGGGTTATAAATCAGCAAAAAGTCTTGTTAAGATCGAACTGATGGATCATTATGAGCCCGGCTTTTGGGAATTACGCGGTTATTCAGATAGTGGTGAAATCAAAGCAGGTAAAGTTATCGATGTCAACGACAACAGAACCATAAAAAAAATACCCGATGGAGAAGTGATCAAATTTATCGAATGACCAATTCACCATCGGGCATCAATACAGCTTAGATTATTTTGGGCTGGGTTCTGTGTATATATTTCCCCAGTCTATATAACCAGATTTATTTATATACCAATCAGTATATGTTGTTCCTCCACTCTGGGCCCATTCGGCAAAATGATTAAAACCATCAATAATGGGAATTGTTTCTTTCATGTGCACGGTACTTTCAGAGATATTCACACCCCAGGGCAAGCCATTGGATGTTCGATAATAAATTCCTGCTGCTGGATTTGAATCGTCATCACCTGTTCCAAACAATGAAGTATTCATTGAGTCTGTGGGAGGATAATTTGCAAGGTGAATCTCGTGTGATCTGATATCATTAACATATATGAATGGATTATAAGGTGGATTGTAAATTGGATTATCCGGATCACTCTTCCAATCATCCCAAGCAGGATCAAAACCATTGACATACTCAACAGGAATATGAACAATAAACTCTACAGGATCAAAATATGCCATCGATTCATCCGTATTTGTCCACTCTCCTGATGGTGAACCTAAAGCTTCGTGTACATCAAAGATGAATATGATCGTGTTGTTATCCTGCTCAACCTGCAATCCTTGAGGAAGGTCAGTTGTAACCGTTCCATCAATATAACAGAGATCAGGGAGTTGCACACCAAATGAAATCTTATAACTTGCACCGGTTGCTCTAATGAGGAATCTTGCTTCGATTTCAAAGATTTTTTTAAAGAAATAGAAAGGTGGGACATAGATGGACTGGTTATTATAATATTTTTCGATCCAGTTACAGTCGATCACAAGGTCATTTAGATCATAATCACCCTTATTCGGCCATAGGTCTTCAAACATAACCGTGCCATAACAATTTTTAGCTGGATAATAAATATATGTGTAGCAGCATTTTGAAGATTAACTTCCTGCATAATTTTTGGGAGGCATAAATAGAGAAATAACCTCGCCCTTTGTTGTTGATGTTTTAGTAATATCAAACTTCTCGATATATTCTCCTGATTGAAGATATACATGGCTGCGGTAAGATGGCAGTGAGATGATATCTTCAAACATTCCTATGGAGTCTGTCATGGTCGATACGACCATTCTATCAAGAAGCAATGTGTCCTTAGGAGATTTCCCCTCTCCATGATATTCAAGAAAAATATTGATATCAGTATTAACCGGTCCTGTAATATCAAAGGTAACCATACGGGTCGTATTAAAGGTGAAAGCCGGATCAAAATCAAGATCGTCCATGTTCTTATCTTTGTCCTTGTTCCACCAGGAACAGCTTACAAGGACTGCAATAAGCACAAAACTTACCAATAAGATCCTTTTCATTTTTTGCCCTCTTTTAAAATTTGATAATACCATATTTATGGTATGGATTATTTTGTCAACAAATTTAACACATTTCTTGACGTGATTTTCTTAAGGATTAGGGATTTATAAGAAAGTTATATGATATATTCATGAGGTTTGATCGTATGAAGAAAAAATACTCTATCGTTATATTGGCAGCACTCATAATATCCTTATTTTTCTTACCTGCGTGTGCCAAGAAGAAACCTGATCGTGTGAAAGATTTGATATCTGATCTGGATTATGTAGACAAATTCATACAAATCGAAGCAGCTGAAGAGCTTGCTGAGATAAAAGATCCCCGGGCTGTCGATCCTCTTATCGGCATTCTTTCTGATCCTCATGAAGAAGTGCGAACTGCAGGCGTTATTGCGCTTGGTAAAATAAAAGATCCCCGTGCTATCATGCCCCTTATCCAGATGTTCCGTGACGAAAGTCTTGGGGTTCGTAAAAATGCTGCAATTGCTCTCCAGAACATGGGCTTCGAAACCATCGATCCTCTTATCGCATCTTTGAAGGATCCAGATTGGAGGGTTCGAGCAAATGCTGCAGAAGCACTTGGAAAAAAAGCTGAACCTAAGGCAGTTGTTCCCTTGATCAACCTTTTAGCAGATAAAGACATGGAAGTACGCCAGGAAGCAGTAAATGCTCTTGCAATGATCGGTGACCAGCGCGCTATCGATCCTCTGGAACAATTATTGATCGTTGAGGTTAAGCTTCAAAATTGGGATATTGTCGAGGATATTCAAGACGCACTACAAGCGCTCGGGCAAGCTGAGATTTATTTTAAAGAAAAAGAATAGTTCTTAATCCCAGTCAAAACCTTCCTTTTTCAAAAAAGCTTGTGCCTGCATATCTCCAAGACGGGCAGCTTTTTTATAATATTCAATTTTCTTTTCTTTATTATCAACCTGCTGGTATGCATCTCCAAGAACTACAAGCGCATTTACCATGGTTGAATCCATTGAAACTGCCTTGAGAAGATACTCGATAGATTTATTATAATTTCCCTGCTGATAGTATACAAATCCTGCGTTATCCCATGCCTTTGGAAAAGTTTTATTGATATCAATAGCTCTTAACAAATAATCCAGGGCTTTATCATTATCTTTCTGAAAAGCATATACTGTTCCGAGACTGTACATAGCCATCGCATTTTTAGAATCGAGATCGAGAACATTGGTATATGCTTCTGCAGATTTATCATACTCACCGTTCATGAATGAAGTGTAACCTTCTTTGAACAGTTCTGCAATCGCTTCACGCTTGTTTGCAAACTCCATTGTTGGCTCATCTTTAAATTTATCTTTGAGAAGAAAACCAAACTGGTTAGATATATCATCCGAAGGATTGTATGTAAATTCTTCAGATTGGA
The sequence above is a segment of the Candidatus Cloacimonadota bacterium genome. Coding sequences within it:
- a CDS encoding LruC domain-containing protein, whose protein sequence is MFEDLWPNKGDYDLNDLVIDCNWIEKYYNNQSIYVPPFYFFKKIFEIEARFLIRATGASYKISFGVQLPDLCYIDGTVTTDLPQGLQVEQDNNTIIFIFDVHEALGSPSGEWTNTDESMAYFDPVEFIVHIPVEYVNGFDPAWDDWKSDPDNPIYNPPYNPFIYVNDIRSHEIHLANYPPTDSMNTSLFGTGDDDSNPAAGIYYRTSNGLPWGVNISESTVHMKETIPIIDGFNHFAEWAQSGGTTYTDWYINKSGYIDWGNIYTEPSPK
- a CDS encoding molybdopterin-dependent oxidoreductase — protein: MSNLKKLKTPIFWAEGHPGKLDRENWKIEVAGLCDSPRVFTWNDLHALPKTLADARLTSVTRWSVRGNWGGVKLSDILERVKPDPSVQYVRFWSVGYNYDTSIPLDIALKERTLLAYEIDGVYLEEDYGGPVRIFCPYLWGYKSAKSLVKIELMDHYEPGFWELRGYSDSGEIKAGKVIDVNDNRTIKKIPDGEVIKFIE
- a CDS encoding HEAT repeat domain-containing protein; translated protein: MKKKYSIVILAALIISLFFLPACAKKKPDRVKDLISDLDYVDKFIQIEAAEELAEIKDPRAVDPLIGILSDPHEEVRTAGVIALGKIKDPRAIMPLIQMFRDESLGVRKNAAIALQNMGFETIDPLIASLKDPDWRVRANAAEALGKKAEPKAVVPLINLLADKDMEVRQEAVNALAMIGDQRAIDPLEQLLIVEVKLQNWDIVEDIQDALQALGQAEIYFKEKE
- a CDS encoding DUF523 and DUF1722 domain-containing protein, yielding MRIFQKPTIFISRCIEFDSCRYNGDMISSPEVRAMIDHVNFIHHCPEDKIGLGTPRDALRLVVIDGNNLLIQSNTELDVTEKMISYADKIISQLPEMHGFILKSRSPSCGIKDVKAYPRTGKVAMLHKKAKGIFAERVIESFQNIPIEDEGRLRNLNLREHFFRHIFTLADFSEVKKKQKIRFLTEFHSRNKYLFMAYNQKELKISGAIAANHEKRPFDEVIDLYEQSLHRIFNRLPRISTNINVAQHIFGYFSKFLSSKEKEYFLSELERYIQRKIPLSTIMSLLKMWVVRFENPYLEQQTYFEAFPEALLNINTTGKGRLQK